From the Plectropomus leopardus isolate mb chromosome 18, YSFRI_Pleo_2.0, whole genome shotgun sequence genome, one window contains:
- the abrab gene encoding actin binding Rho activating protein b, translating into MSDKQSSQRKPSTNKNIKKLRTISMVCSLTGSWQKWVTENEKKQASEPSGWAPFSLGGPAEVPRKTWVPKKHPRTQIQPTEAPQNHAVTSKEVQKTLTPQKDASKTEEVKTSAEPSAGIKVKQVVKTVTSGVQEKGAGVALLTERIKKESGPSDEEIDRLLKKKSSPTRRRKCSNMVSSLTKSWKQVEKEQNVGKEGAGPGDGRSCGGDKSGHPDVVKKTLDKEDIQTNRTEQKDSDEDSESAIMIKRPSVSMYKKEAEDANKINTLSKKYSAVGNLKSRWQSWASEHTVNQKLNPFSEYFDYDYSMSLRIQKGEEGYGRPKEGTKTAERAKRAEQHIHREISDMCYVIRTMADPDPDGKTRITFGQLFDRYVRISDKVVGILMRARKHGKVAFEGEMLWQGQDDGVIITLLV; encoded by the exons ATGTCTGACAAACAGAGCAGCCAAAGGAAACCATCCACCAACAAGAACATCAAGAAGCTGCGCACCATCAGCATGGTGTGCAGCCTGACGGGCAGCTGGCAGAAGTGGGTGACGGAGAATGAGAAGAAGCAGGCCAGTGAACCCAGTGGCTGGGCTCCATTTTCACTGGGAGGACCAGCAGAGGTACCCAGAAAGACATGGGTCCCCAAGAAGCATCCTCGCACTCAAATCCAGCCAACAGAAGCTCCCCAAAACCATGCAGTCACCTCCAAAGAGGTTCAAAAGACATTAACTCCCCAAAAAGATGCATCCAAGACTGAGGAGGTTAAGACTTCAGCTGAGCCGTCAGCTGGCATCAAGGTAAAACAAGTGGTGAAGACGGTGACCAGTGGGGTTCAGGAGAAAGGTGCTGGTGTCGCGCTCTTAACCGAGAGGATCAAAAAGGAGTCTGGGCCATCAGATGAGGAGATTGACAGGCTTCTGAAGAAGAAAAGTTCACCTACACGCCGCAGAAAATGCTCCAACATGGTGTCATCTCTGACCAAAAGCTGGAAGCAGGTGGAGAAAGAGCAGAACGTTGGTAAAGAAGGAGCAGGACCAGGAGACGGACGCTCATGTGGTGGTGATAAAAGTGGACATCCTGACGTAGTGAAGAAAACACTGGACAAAGAGGATATTCAAACAAACAGGACAGAACAAAAAGACTCTGATGAAGACTCTGAGTCAGCGATAATGATTAAAAGGCCCTCTGTCTCAAT GTACAAAAAAGAAGCTGAGGATGCCAACAAGATCAACACCCTCTCCAAGAAATACAGCGCTGTGGGAAACCTCAAGAGCCGCTGGCAGAGCTGGGCCTCGGAGCACACCGTCAACCAGAAACTGAACCCCTTCAGTGAATATTTCGACTACGATTACTCCATGTCCCTCCGCATCCAAAAGGGCGAAGAGGGTTACGGACGCCCCAAGGAGGGCACCAAAACTGCAGAGAGAGCCAAACGTGCCGAGCAACACATCCATCGAGAGATATCTGACATGTGTTACGTGATCAGGACTATGGCTGATCCGGACCCGGATGGGAAGACGCGCATCACGTTTGGACAGCTGTTTGACAGATACGTTCGGATCTCTGATAAGGTGGTGGGGATTCTGATGCGAGCCAGGAAACACGGGAAGGTGGCGTTTGAGGGGGAGATGCTGTGGCAGGGCCAGGATGATGGAGTGATCATTACTCTGCTGGTGTGA